Genomic DNA from Trichoderma asperellum chromosome 5, complete sequence:
AAGACCAAATCCAGCCCCTGAGTAACCTTGCAAGccctgctctctctctcgtttttttgtttgccaCCGTGAAGAGTGCCAGCAGtactacatacttgtagtagTAACTATGTACGGCCAGGAATGCACATTGAATTTGTGCCGTACAGGGGTCAGACAACTGTATGGTCTGTGAACTGTCTGTGTGTGCGTGTAACTATGGTCTGCCCAAAAATCTTCACGAAAAAAATCCTCCGACACGGTGCCCCGTCACTTGTGTCATGGGCGCCTACCTGCAGTATGAAGCCCGCTTTGAAGAGACGCTGCATGACAAGTTATCGCGACTCTAGGAGTCGTCTGACGTATGGCGCAGCGGTTAAGAAACTTCGGCTACCTATACAGACTCAAATGCTGAGGGAGGCTCAGCACTCTAATGTTGATCGCGCATTGCCGTGGTAGCGCTGCTAAAGTAGGCCGTCCCGACCCCTTGGGCATGAAGCCAGAGTTGAGGCCAGTCCACTGGGAAGATCCGCTGCAACTGTCATGGCCTTCCGGGTTCCTCGTTTATAATTGGCCACGGCTTACCGAGCCTGTGCAAGggaggatgaagatcttGTGCCACTGATTTTCTAGCATATTCAGAAAGGCGACATGATCTCCCTGTAGCTGCCGACACAggggcaaaaaaataaatactcaTGCGCTGCGTCGCGTCACTCTATTGAATAGCAAAAGCGAACTCCACGTTTGCCATCACGGTTATGCCTTCTGTGCGAAATGCTCTGTATACTCGACAGTCTGCTCCTAGCTGAACTGACACGACCTGTCTGTGAGTGAGCATCTATAAAATGGGGTAGCAGGGGTATGATAGGCTATTGGTGCACTAAACGCTCGTGAGCCGACCAAACAGAGGAATGACGCTGCTTCGTGCGAGGACGTAACACTCACCACTCAAACGTCCACATTGCCCAGAGCTTGGCGCAGCTTGTACGTACAAGTATGCGAACCGGAAATGGGGCTCCAGGCTTTGCCGCCGAGAGCCAGGCTTTCCAGGGTTGGTGCGGAGAAAAGAACTGCGCTTCAAGCATATCCATCATGGCTTCTCTGAGCAGCGCAGTCTTCTCCATAGAAGCCCGGTATGGTGTGGGGACATGGGCTCCCTCGAGAAACATTGGGATCGGCCACGGGCCGAAAGTAATGGCTCGGTGGCTCGATGACCGTTTGCTTGTTCAATCTCGAGACTGATACTTGCCCATGGTTATAGCCTCGTTCTGCCGTACGGCGTATCAGacatggcagcagcactaacgctcttttttcttttttctttctttggagCCATCACAGCCGTCGAAGCTGTCGTGCGCCATAAACAACGTTGCAAAGCGGTACTACGAAGAGCGCTAGTCAAAGCAAAGGGGCACTCGCCACCTTGTTGACACCACGCGAGTCGTATCATGCCGTCAACACTCGCATGTTGATTTAGGCAATAACCAGCCCGCCACCCAAAGACTCGTCATGTATACGAGCAAGGGGCTTGATCTGTCGTCTGTAATGCTTCCAGAGCGCGTGTGTAGCGAGGATGCTCCCTCTCTAAGATCCCAATGCCACGTCGGTCCCTGGTTCTCCAACCCCTGTTCTCTCGGCATGCAGGCGCAGGGGTGCTCTAAATCCCTTGACCGAGCTTAGCCTCCGTGCCGTGGGATGGATCGAGTTCTGGTGAAACAGAGGCTGGTTTCATCAGCACCTGCTAGGCGTCTTGCACGCAGATTCGCAGCCTATGGAAGGCTTGGGCAGGATTTTGGCGTGCGAGGGAGGCGGAGAGGGCACAATAACGCAAGGGAAATGGCGTCACAGCGAGACACCACGCAGCTGGACCGCCCGTCAGCAGAGGCAGACGCCAGCGGTGTTGATTGACGAGCATACGCAGAGGTTTCGTCTAGACGATAGACGCGCTGCGGCTGGCGGGGTTGACAGTGGCAGGCCAGTAAAAAGCGCAGAGGCCTTGGCCCTGCTGACCGCCTTCCACTCGACGAGCGCCAAAATGGGCATCCAGTGGCCTATAACAGCCTCTCAGAAAACTTCAGGCCTCCAGAGCCAGCATGAAGCccctacatacatgtactttgagCGCGTTTGCAGACACATGCGCATCAACTCATAGCCGCCGAAGGACCCCTTGGGCAACTCGACCAATGGACATTAGGGCTTGGAAAAGGCCGCCTTCACATTGTCACATGCGCTCTGCAACTCGGCGCTTCCATCGTCAATTTCCCTCTTTGGCATGTCGTAAGCCGTCGCACCTTTGGTGGCAGCATGCATCCATCTAGCCGCCTTCACGACTCAGCACCGGGCGTGTCCTCTCAAGTGGCTATGCCGGTACACGCTTCGTGACCAAGGCAGATGAGATCATCGCCGTCAGGATAAGATGAAGGGGCCGTCGAACTATGCGGTCGGCCGCATCGCGAATTACACGCAACTGATGGCATGGCCCTTTCCAAGTCCAAACTCTTGGCCGCTGTGTCGCTCCACATATAAGACAAAAGATCTTGCTAGCAGAGGAGCCAAGGCGGCTTGTAATGAAAGAATATTAACATTCAGCAGCACTCGGTTCCGCAGCGGTATCATGTCCCAAAATATCGGCATAAATTCTCTCAATGCCAGACACCCCTAGGCTTGGCGTCGCTCTTCAACTTGGAGTGCATCACGTCCTTGTTTTATTACCTACTGCGGGGTCTTTCTCACCTGAGAGAAGATAATGGCTCTTGGCAGGACTTCTTGCGGGGACCTATTGAAGAATTAATCGCATGTTTCTCTATTTCATGCGGatacctagtagtattgACTCCAAGCTCGGTCAACTCTCCGAGGTGTGGAATCACTAAAAGCTGAAATCGAGATCTGGAGCCACGCTTTggaccttttcttttttttttcgctttgAACCCtgtttaatttacttttaagctTCAATTGCTCCGTTCCCACTAGCAGTGTTACGGGCAATCTACTTCGGAACCATATCCGAAATTCACCTAAAACTTGCGCTGAGGTTGTGACCTTCTCGTTTTGTCGATAGTGTTCGCTTCTCGCAAATTGCGTCGCCGCGAGGACCACATGCTTTCAAAATATTCGTTGAAACTTTTCTATGGAGCAATAAGCACATGTTTTAACTAACTTTACCAATCCACTCACGTCgtctatatacttaattacATGTGATGCAAACATTGCCGTTAAGTGTGGAGACTGCTCAAACATACTTAACATACTGTTGGTCGCGCAGCCGCTcctgagaaagaaaagcccTGGCTGTTGGTTCCACAACAGCCTGTCAACCCATCAAGGCCAGAGTCCTGGTTTCTGTATTCCGCGTGCCTACATATATTACCCATTCTAGATATGCTGCGCAGACCAGACGTCACTCTGCCACGGTGCGCAACATTCATAGAAAAGCTGATGTATGCTTTGCTGCGAGGATGGCTGAAATATCACGTCTTTCGTTTTGTCTTGTATTTTCTTGTCTAATACACATGACATGTTTGTATCATTCATCATCCACTACCAATTCTTCCAAATATACATAGCATTACCATACAAAAATCTATCTAGCTGCTGAACTTGTCGCATGCACCATACGTGTCGCCTCTGCATTCAACGACTAAGCGCCGACGACATTCGCCGTCCGATTATCTGAAAGTGAAAAGTCAGCGTATAGGTACTTATCGCATGCATACAAGAGCTCAGATTTTACCATCGGGAAACACCCAGTCTCCTCGTGTCCACAGCTTCATTTTGTTTTGGCGAAAGTCTTCAAAATCCCATTCGCGCTTCTCCAGCGCGTCCGGGTTCAGGAACACATATACGGACGCCTCCTTCACCTCTCCGTCGACTTCTTTGTCACCCTCCCTCTTCAGCAACCTGACCTTGGTGTCAATCCGTTCATACTCATTCCCTTCAAAAATATCCAGCTTTTGCAAATTAGCCTCCGTCAGGCCAGTTGCATACACACCCCGCACGCAGTGTCCTTGCTCCGCAATGATGGCTGGGTAGTCTTCAGACTGAACTCTGTGGCGACAGTAACCATCTAGAATAGCAGGCGTGAATGTGTGGAGGTCCTGGATCGCCTTTGGTGGCTGTCTATCACCATAGCAAACGCTAAAGAACACTTCGGGAGCCATCTGCAAGAATCAGTATCTCTAATAACTGGCCCTTTGAGTCACATATGAGAATCTCACCAGCGTTCCTAGGCATTTTAAAATTCCAGAATATTAGCCTAGACCGTGTCGAAGATCACGCTGAGAAATTTACCATAGAAGAAAGCTTGGTTTCCACCACTCATGTTGCTTTCGTCGTCCCTTTGTTGGTTGTGTTGTGCTTGGCAGTCTAGGTTAGGTTGGGTTGGGTCGGACTCGAGGTAGTGGCAGTAACTTCAACTGATATGAATCGGGCAGTGCAGGATTTCTAAGCGTAAAGTCGATATATACTAGGCTTTGGTTGAAGGATAAAGGGTCAAGTGAGAATCACGATGATGCTTtcgctttatataaaattgccGAGTCTCTTTGTTATCTCGGCAATATTACGAAGCTTCCCCGCCAAGTGTAGTACCTCTAGTGGGGGTTAAGCGCCTTCTCTTAGTTGACGATATCGGCGCAAGCAGTTGCAGCACCAAGAATTATTCACCAACAACCATAATGTATGGTATTTCCTATaggaaaaaatatatatacatcataATTGACACAGAGATAGCAGAAGCCGTCCGCAAGATGCTAGGATAGTGGATATACCTTATAGTTCTAGTAATTGGTCAATATAGAGTATTTACAGGTACTAGAGGACGTTATCGATAAGATAAGGCCCGCCTCTACACTCACCCCAGAGCTTGGGGAGTATGCATCGCTAGTGCACGGAATATCATTATTGCATCGCCTAGCGCAATTGGTTTTGGTGACCGCGCTGCCCAGTTTCGTTCAACTCTGGAAATTTCACGAGGCGTCACATTCAGTAGATTCAAACCTCCAAGGCTGCGGGCCGCAAGCATTCCATACTTTTATCCGCCAACACTCCCCATCCGCGCTCTCATAGCAACAGACGGCCCATCGATCCCTAGAGagattctatatattaattcgCTGTATTACTCCAACCAACACCATCTCTGCCAGCCTCTTCACGGCGCGTTCTCGTCCCGATCCTCGtcctcagccttgctgcGATTTCTCGGTTTAGGCATCGCCTCACCATCCCTTCCTCGGATGGAAGGCGGAGCTGCGTCTCGCGGACGCCGATAATGCAGCCATGTCGGGAACCACTATTGACGATGTCGTGAAGCGACTTAGCACCCCGGAATTAGGTACGACCACCTCAGCTTTGCTCGCGACTTCGTcctctcctcgtcctctccaCGTCGTCGCATGCTGCTGTGATAACTACGGCTGCTAACCTCTTGTTGATAAATAGATGCTCGGCTGAAGGTGGAAGCGGCGACCACCTTGCGCGACAGCCTGGACGCTTACACCAATGGCCCTATCTACGAACCCTTTTTGAAACGCTTGATGCCCATATTCATAAACATCTTACGCGGGCCATGCATCTTTCAAAGCAGTTCTCCGGAGCAGGTAATGAGCTCGAAGAATACGTTTGGAATTTTTGGTTACTGATAGAGACGGTTAGAAACTCCGAAATTGCATCCTGGAGGTGCTACACCGGCTGCCAACCGCCATGTCCCCCACCGAACCGTTCAGACCATATGCCGAAGAGATTGTCGATTTACTTATGCAGCTGGTTCGCATCGACAATGAAGACAATGCCACACTATGCGTCAAAATCACGTCCGATATTATGCGCCACCAACATCAAGTTTTGCAGAACAAGGTCCAGCCTTTCCTCTCGTTGATCCAGGAGCTCTTCGATCAGATGGAAAAAGTCGTCAAGGAACAATTAGATAATGCGTCTCTCGCTCCGAACCCCCAGCCCGGTGCACCGTCAACACCGGGAAGCACGCACGCCAATTTCCAATCTCCTCGACCAGGCTCTCCTGTAGCTTCAGTGCCGGAGCTGGGTGCCGATCCCCAGCAACAGAACCGACCGCTTCTCAAAGGAATGCAATCCTTCAAAGTCCTTTCCGAGTGTCCCATCATTGTCGTTTCAATTTTCCAGATATACCGCAGCACAGTTCAGGTCAATGTCCCCAAATTTGTTCCGCTCATCAAGggcttcctctctcttcaagcaAGCGCTCAGAAACAGGCCCacgaagatgctgctgccagagGCGATATACACACAGGAGTGAGTGCGGGTATTAAGAATCGGGCCGCTTTTGGCGATTTTATCACGGCGCAGATCAAGACCATGAGCTTCCTGGCCTACCTCCTCCGCCAGTACGCTTCACAGCTGAAAGACTTTCTTCACTTATTGCCCGATATAGTGATTCGACTACTTAAAGACTGCCCGCGAGAGAAGTCGGGTACGCGAAAGGAGCTTCTCATTGCTATCAGGCATATCATCAATTACAACTTTCGAAAGATTTTTCTCCCCAAAATCGATGCGCTTTTGGACGAACGCACGCTAACTGGAGATGGCTTGACGGTTTACGAAACGATGAGGCCGCTAGCATATAGCATGTTGGCTGACCTGATTCACCATGTCCGCGACTCATTGACTCCGGAGCAGATTCGCAAAACCGTCGAAGTATATACCCGGAATCTTCAAGACAACTTCCCTGGAACTAGCTTTCAGACCATGAGCGCGAAACTTCTGCTGAACATGGCTGAATGCATCGCGAAGCTTCCCAACAAGGTGGACGCAAGACACTACTTGATGATGATCCTCAACGCCATTGGTGACAAATTTGCTGCCATGAATCGACAGTACCCGAACGCTGTGAAGCTTTCCAAGCTATACCACCAACAGGCCGAGGCTGGCGCGCCTGAATCATATCTTGCTGATAAGGAGACACCGCCCGACTGGGACGAAACCGATATCTTCTCTGCAGTACCCATCAAGATTTCGAACCCCCGGGATCGAGGAGCTGACCCAGTCGGAGACAACAAATTCCTGTTTAGAAATTTGATGAATGGGCTGAAGAACACGTTCTACCAATTAAGAACTTGCAACATCGGCACTCCCATCGACCCCCAAAACGCACCACCACACTGGCAAGAAGTCGCTTACGGCTTTACGGCAGAGGAAGTAAACGTAATCGTCAAATTGTTTCGGGAGGGTGCATATGTTTTCAGATACTACGAAATCGAAAGCCCCGCCACAGAGAATCAGTATGTATCACCAGTTGAGTACATGGCCAATTTCTACATGGTCTCAAGCAgtaaggaagagaaagatctGCTGGAAACGTTTGCTACCGTTTTCCATTGTATTGACCCGGCTACCTTTCACGAAGTATTCCAGCAGGAGATCCCGCATCTTTATGATATGATCTTTGAGCACACGGCCCTCTTACATATACCCCAGTTCTTCCTTGCGAGTGAGGCGACGTCGCCTAGCTTTTGCGGTATGCTTTTGCAATTTCTTATGGAGAGAATCGACGAAGTCGGCTCAGCAGACGTCAAGAAATCCTCCATCTTGCTGCGGCTCTTCAAGCTGGCCTTTATGGCTGTCACCTTGTTTGCGACACAGAATGAACAAGTTTTGCTACCTCATGTCGTCAACATTGTGACAAAATCGATAGAGTTGTCGACAAAAGCGGAGGAGCCTATGAACtacttccttcttctgcgtTCTCTTTTCAGGAGCATTGGCGGCGGTAAATTCGAACAGCTCTACAAGCAAATTCTACCTTTGCTCGAGATGCTCCTGGATGTTCTCAATAACCTTCTCATGGCCGCGCGAAAACCATCAGAGCGAGATCTGTATGTTGAATTGTGCCTTACCGTGCCGGCGCGACTGAGCCATTTGCTGCCGCACTTGAGCTTTCTCATGCGTCCATTGGTTGTTGCTCTTCGGGCCGGGACCGACCTTGTAGGGCAAGGACTTCGTACGCTGGAGCTCTGCGTCGACAATCTCACAGCCGACTACCTCGATCCGATCATGGCACCAGTAATCGACGAGCTCATGACCGCCTTATTCGATCATCTGAAGCCTCATCCTTATAGCCATTTCCATGCACATACGACCATGCGGATTTTGGGAAAACTTGGAGGCAGAAACCGCAAGTTCATGACGGGTGCTGTTCCTCTTGCTTATACCAGCTATGCCGATGATCCTTCGAGTTTTGATTTACGGCTTATTGGTTCCAAGAAGGACAGAGCATTCCCGGCCGAACTTGGTATCGATTTTGCTATTCAAAAGCTAATGGATATACCCAGGAACAACAAGAATAGCCAAAATCGACAGTATGATGATTACTACAAGAAGCAGGCTATCCATTTCATCAAAGCTCAGCTGAAGCTGCGCATCGGCTTTGATCAACTGCCTGATGATTTCCCAAAGATTGTTAGACTCCAGGCACAAGATTTTCTGAATCGCAATATGGATATCAATTTCGCGCCCTTCGAAATTTCAAGCCGTGAAAAGTCTATTCCCAaaaaggatgaagaggataaaATAACCAAGAAACTGCTCAAGGCAGTCATGTTTTC
This window encodes:
- a CDS encoding uncharacterized protein (EggNog:ENOG41), translated to MAPEVFFSVCYGDRQPPKAIQDLHTFTPAILDGYCRHRVQSEDYPAIIAEQGHCVRGVYATGLTEANLQKLDIFEGNEYERIDTKVRLLKREGDKEVDGEVKEASVYVFLNPDALEKREWDFEDFRQNKMKLWTRGDWVFPDDNRTANVVGA